In the genome of Chiroxiphia lanceolata isolate bChiLan1 chromosome 17, bChiLan1.pri, whole genome shotgun sequence, one region contains:
- the RNF114 gene encoding E3 ubiquitin-protein ligase RNF114, whose product MAAGGSSRVPERRQDPLSRLTCPVCLEVFESPMRVPCGHVFCTPCLQECLKPKKPVCGVCRSTLSPGSRALDLEKQIETTETTCNGCNKKMYLSKMRSHAASCSKYQNYIMEGVKAVTKEPLHNTRNFPNRFTFPCPYCSEKNFDQEGLVEHCKALHSMDAKQVVCPICASMPWGDPNYRSANFMEHLQRRHRFSYDTFVDYDADEDDMMEQVLMRSLRDK is encoded by the exons ATGGCGGCGGGCGGCTCGTCGCGGGTCCCGGAGCGGCGGCAGGACCCGCTGTCCCGCCTCACCTGCCCCGTGTGCCTCGAGGTGTTCGAGAGCCCCATGCGCGTCCCCTGCGGACACGT GTTCTGCACGCCGTGCCTGCAGGAGTGTCTCAAGCCCAAAAAGCCAGTGTGTGGTGTGTGCCGCAGCACCCtgtcccctgggagcagagctctggaCCTGGAAAAGCAGATTGAAACCACAGAGACCACTTGCAATGGCTGCAACAAAAAG ATGTACCTCTCCAAGATGCGCAGCCACGCGGCCTCGTGCTCCAAGTACCAGAATTACATCATGGAAGGTGTGAAAGCTGTGACTAAAGAGCCCCTCCACAACACCAG GAACTTCCCGAATCGCTTCACCTTTCCTTGTCCGTATTGCAGCGAGAAAAACTTTGATCAGGAAGGGCTGGTTGAACACTGCAAAGCATTGCACAGCATGGATGCAAAACAAGTG GTTTGCCCGATTTGTGCCTCAATGCCATGGGGAGATCCAAATTACAGGAGTGCTAACTTCATGGAGCATCTGCAGAGGAGACATCGCTTCTCCTATGACACCTTTGTG GATTATGATGCTGATGAAGATGATATGATGGAACAGGTTTTGATGCGTTCTTTGAGGGATAAATGA